The genomic DNA CTGAAAAATTATTTTCTAAACTTTCTGATAAAATAAGCAAATATGTTAAGGATAATCCTTAGTTATCTTCAGATTCTCTTAAAATTCCTATTTCAGAATTAAAATATTTAATTGAAAATGGAGTTTTAAAATATTTTCCAGAGTTATTTGAAGATAAAATTAAAAAACAATTTGATGTTAAGAATTTGAATGAGTTAATTCAATTTAAAGAAAATTACTTTAGAATTGAAATAAATGATACTATTCTAATTAAAGAAAATAATAATGACTTTAAAATGGAAAGTTCACTTATGGAAATCCCATCATCTGAAGAACCAATAATTAATGATGAAATAGTTTTAAAATTCGATAAGAATGATGAAAATATATTAATTAATATGAATTCTTTTTTAATTAATAAACGATTTGACAATGAAGATGAAATGATTCATTATATGATTTATGCTCTTTTTGGAGTGTCAATATTTGAAGATACTCTTTTAAAAAATTCTTATTATATTCCAGCTGAGCGATCAATTTTTACTAAAGATAAAACAATAATTTCTAAAAGAATCCAAAATAAGATTGATTTTTCAAAAAACCAAGAAGATTTTGCATTATCTTTATTTAATTTAGATGGTGATGAAAAAGGTCAATTTTATGATCTGGCTTGTAATTTTGAGAAAGAACTTTCTGGAGGCCATATTGTTTTAGAAAAAGATGGATTATTCAATAATGTAAAATATTTAGATTTTAATGAAAATATTAAATTATCTCCAAAATTATTATCTACATCATTAAATGAAATGGCTGCAATTATACTTTATTTAAAATACATATTAAAAGAAGATGATTTATTAATTATTGAAGAGCCAGAGGCTCATTTACATCCAAAAAATCAACGTATTTTAGTTAAATATTTGGTTGAAGCTATTAACAAAGGATTAAATGTTTTGATCACAACTCATAGTGATCATGTTGTTCATCAATTTAATAATTTCATACGTTTGGGAAATTTAACATCTAATGAAATATTTAAATTGAATTATAATGAAAATAATGTTTTGAATTTTAAGGATGTTAATATATACCATTTTAAAGAACAATCAAAATATTCATTTATTCCAGAAAAAATTAATGTTAATAATACAGGTTTTACGGAAGATACTTTTTCAAAAGTCACAGAAGAATTATATGATGAGTCTATAAATATAATTAATTTTTAGAAAGGTGATTTTTTGGAATTTAAACAACATTTTATAAAAGAATATGGTGAAAAGTACATATTGGATAAATGTATGGAAAAAGGATGCTTTTTTAAAGATATTAAAAAAGAAGAATATGTAATTCTTGATGGGGAGGGTCTAGAAAAAAGAAATGGAAAAAGTTCTGTTGATTGTATTATTATTAAATTAAAAGCTAATTTGGATAATAAGTAGGATATAATTTTATGTGAATTAACTTCTGGATCAAAAGATTTAAAAAAAGTTAGGCAAAAATTTGAAGATAGTGGAAGTTTAGTTGTAAATGTCATAGAACACATGGGGAAAGATATAAATAATATTTCTTGTTTGCTTTTAGGTAAAATAAAAGATAATGGTCAAAGGATAACTTATAAAAATTTAATGAATCCTATTTTTATTAATGGGTTTGGAAGGAATGATATTTTTATTAGAAGAGAAAGTTGTGAATATAGTATAAATAATTTTAAATTTAATTAGTATTCTTTTAAGTATAAACTACATTAATATTAAAATCTAAATATTGGGGTATGGAAATTAACAAACATATTTCAATAGCTAAAAAAGAATTTAAACAAGCTATTGTTGATAATAAACGATTAATTTTTTTAATTTTTTCATTATATGTAATTTCAGCTGTTTTTGCTTGGGTTTTTCATAGTCAGTTGTTAGATTTGTTAAATCCTTATTTGGGTGAAATTAAAGCAGAGTTATCAAGAGAATTTACAATGGATCCTGCATTGGAGCTGTTTATTAATAATGAAACTGCAGGTCTTACAACTTATTTTTCATCTGTTTTCTTTGGAATAATGGCATTTGTTAGTGTCATTGTTAATGGAATAACTATAGGGATTGTTGGTGGAAAAATAGTAAGTGCGGATCCTTTTCATATGGGCTTGATGTTTATAGCTTTGATTGTTCCTCATGGAATATTTGAAATTCCTGCAATGATTTTTGAATCAACAGCTGGTGTTTTACTGTTCTTATTTATTTGGAGATTTTTTAAAACAATTGATACTACACGAAATGATATTTCTAGTTTTAAATTAAGAGCTAAAAATTCCTGGAAGTTAAACAAGGTTTATTTAAAACAGTCTGTTGTTCTTATGGTGTTTTCTTGTGTGCTGTTAATTATTGCAGCAATTATTGAGGGACATGTCACGGAATATGTTGGAATGTGGGTTGATTCATTTTTTAATTAATCTTATTTTTAATAATTTTCATATTTTGCTAAAGATGATTTTATTAAACAAATCACTTAATTTTAAATCAATTTTATTTTGCTAGAATTTTTACATTAATAGGTGTTGATGAAAAGTATAAAATAAATTAGATGAAATTTATAAAATAATTTCAATGAAAAGTATAAAATAAATTGGATGAAATTTATAAAATAATTTTAATGAAAAGTATAAAATATATATCATGAAATTTATAAAATAATTTTAATGAAAAGTATAAAAAAGGGATTATGATGAAAAAATATTTGCCGAGATATACCGACCAGGAATTAAAAGAATCATTAGAATATATGGGTGCAGTATTAATAACGGGTCCAAAGTGGTGTGGGAAGACGACAACAGCTAAACAACAATGTAATAGTTTAAAAGAGTTACAACATCCTGTTTATGGAAAATCTTACTTAAAACTTGCAGATACAAATCCTATAGAATTATTAAAAGGTGAAAAACCTATGTTAATTGATGAATGGCAAATGGCACCAGAATTATGGGATACAGTAAGATATTTGGTAGATGAATCAGATGATGAGGGGCTATATATTTTAACTGGTTCAACAATAGTTGATGAAAGTAAAATTATGCACTCAGGAGCAGGTAGGATAAAAAGAATTGTGATGCGACCGATGAGTTTATATGAAAGTGGAGAATCCACAGGAGCAATATCATTGATGGATTTATTTAATAATGATGATTTAAATATTGATGGAATAACATCAAATTTAACTATATCTGATTTGATATTTGCTGCATGTAGGGGTGGGTGGCCAGAATCATTAAATAAAAAAACAAAAGAACAACAATTAGCTATTGTAGTAAATTACCTTGATATAATATGTAATAGTGATGTTTCTAATGTGGATGGGGTTAAACGTAATCCTCAAAGAGTAAAAGCTATCTTAAAATCTTATTCTAGAAATATTTCAACATTAGCAACTAATAAAACACTCATGAAAGACATAAAAACAGAATACTGTGATATTTCAGCACCTACATATAATTCATATATTAATGCTCTTGAAAGATTATATGTTATTCAAAATATTCCTGCGTGGTCACCAAACATCAGATCAGCAAATACTATTAGAAAATCCTATAAAAAAGAATTTATTGATCCATCAATAGCTGTAGCAAGTCTTAATTTAACTCCTGAAAAATTACTAAAAGATTTTGAAACCTTTGGATTTATATTTGAAAACTTGTGTATTCGTGATTTATTAGTTTACTCAAGTTCAGTTAATGGGGAAGTATTGTATTACAATGATGATAGTGGTCTTGAAGCGGATTGTATTATATATTTAAATGATGGTAGATATGCATTAATAGAATTTAAATTAGGCAACAGAGAAATTGATAAAGGAGCAAAAAATTTACTTAAATTAAAAAATTTAATCAAAAAAAGTATTAAAAGCAAAAAAATTGATTTGGAGGAGCCTAGTTTTTTAGCTGTTATAACTGGTGGTGAAATTGCGTACACTAGAGATGATGGGGTAAAAGTTATACCTATAGGATGTTTACGATAAATGTTTTTAGTGGATGGTGGGGTAAGTTACATTAGTTTTTTTTAAAATAGTATTTTTCAAATTTTTTCATAGATTTTTATTCAGTTTTTTCAACTTTAACTAATTTTTTCCGTATTCTTTTTCAAATTAAATGTAGTTAATTAATATAGTACGTTTAACTAAATTAGTAATATTGGTAACAATAAATTAAATTATGTATTATATTGCAGTTGATTTTTTATGGCGAAAACGAAAGATAAAAATGAATGGGGAAGTAATCTATCATTTCTATTAGCTATGATAGGTTCAGCAGTCGGACTTGGTAATATTTGGCGATATCCTTATGTTTTGTACAGTAATGGAGGAGGAGCATTTCTTATTCCATATATTGTTGCAATTTTGATTATGGGTATTCCATTTTTAATTTTAGAATATGGTGTTGGATATAATTTTAAATCTTCATTTCCCAAGGCAGTTCGGAAGATTTCTGAAAAATGGGAGTATTTAGGTTGGTTCTTGCCAGTAGCTGTTTTCATGATTCTTATATATTATTCAGCTATTCTTGGTTGGGATGGATTTTATGTAATTTTGTCTGCATTTAAAGGATGGGGTGCAGATCCAAATAGTTATTTCACTGGTTCTTTCCTTCAAGCTAATGACACTTTAAGTGGGCTTGGTACTTTTGTACCATTTATTGCTATTGCAATGCTTGTAGGGTGGGTTATTGTGTGGTTTATCTCACATAGAGATTTAGAAAAAGGTTTAGGTAAAGTATCTAAAGTTTTAGTACCTTTATTATTTGCTATTATGATTTTCATAGTGATTTTCTCTTTAACTTTACCTGGTGCAAGTATTGGTCTTGCAGAGTTGTATAATCCTGATTGGAGTTTATTACTTGATTTTAATATTTGGATGGCTGCATTTGGTCAAATGATATTTTCTTTAAGTTTAGGTATGTCTATTGCATTTACTTATGCTAGTTATACTAAAGATGATTCTGATTTAGTTTCTAATGCTTTATGGGTAGTTTTAGCTAATTGTGGTTTTGAAAACTTTGCAGCTATTGGTGTTTTCTCAATTCTTGGATATATGTCACTTCAAAGTGGAATTGCAGTGCCTGATCTTGTTACTCAAGGAACTGGTTTAGTATTTATTGTATATCCTACAGTATTTAATGTACTTGGTGATTTAGCTACTATAATTGGACCATTATTCTTCTTTACAGTTTATTTAGCTGGTTTAACAAGTATTTTATCAACAATTGAACCTTTATCATTTTCTATTCAAAATAAATTTGGATGGTCACGTAATAAGACTATGAGTATTTTATGTGTATTTGGTGCTGCTGTTTCTATGATTTATGCAACAGCTATGGGTTCATATATTTTGGGAATTGCTGATACAT from uncultured Methanobrevibacter sp. includes the following:
- a CDS encoding sodium-dependent transporter, yielding MAKTKDKNEWGSNLSFLLAMIGSAVGLGNIWRYPYVLYSNGGGAFLIPYIVAILIMGIPFLILEYGVGYNFKSSFPKAVRKISEKWEYLGWFLPVAVFMILIYYSAILGWDGFYVILSAFKGWGADPNSYFTGSFLQANDTLSGLGTFVPFIAIAMLVGWVIVWFISHRDLEKGLGKVSKVLVPLLFAIMIFIVIFSLTLPGASIGLAELYNPDWSLLLDFNIWMAAFGQMIFSLSLGMSIAFTYASYTKDDSDLVSNALWVVLANCGFENFAAIGVFSILGYMSLQSGIAVPDLVTQGTGLVFIVYPTVFNVLGDLATIIGPLFFFTVYLAGLTSILSTIEPLSFSIQNKFGWSRNKTMSILCVFGAAVSMIYATAMGSYILGIADTFVNQIAILIGVIFECIVFAWIFKAENIIPKLNAKSKSIKLGKWWLVIVKYVLPIFIAFVWLGGLVGVISSGSTVELAILCILTVILLGATFIFTKLPAKSKSWNEVEERL
- a CDS encoding stage II sporulation protein M, which produces MEINKHISIAKKEFKQAIVDNKRLIFLIFSLYVISAVFAWVFHSQLLDLLNPYLGEIKAELSREFTMDPALELFINNETAGLTTYFSSVFFGIMAFVSVIVNGITIGIVGGKIVSADPFHMGLMFIALIVPHGIFEIPAMIFESTAGVLLFLFIWRFFKTIDTTRNDISSFKLRAKNSWKLNKVYLKQSVVLMVFSCVLLIIAAIIEGHVTEYVGMWVDSFFN
- a CDS encoding ATP-binding protein — its product is MKKYLPRYTDQELKESLEYMGAVLITGPKWCGKTTTAKQQCNSLKELQHPVYGKSYLKLADTNPIELLKGEKPMLIDEWQMAPELWDTVRYLVDESDDEGLYILTGSTIVDESKIMHSGAGRIKRIVMRPMSLYESGESTGAISLMDLFNNDDLNIDGITSNLTISDLIFAACRGGWPESLNKKTKEQQLAIVVNYLDIICNSDVSNVDGVKRNPQRVKAILKSYSRNISTLATNKTLMKDIKTEYCDISAPTYNSYINALERLYVIQNIPAWSPNIRSANTIRKSYKKEFIDPSIAVASLNLTPEKLLKDFETFGFIFENLCIRDLLVYSSSVNGEVLYYNDDSGLEADCIIYLNDGRYALIEFKLGNREIDKGAKNLLKLKNLIKKSIKSKKIDLEEPSFLAVITGGEIAYTRDDGVKVIPIGCLR